A section of the Streptomyces sp. Je 1-369 genome encodes:
- a CDS encoding flavoprotein, whose product MTTRTLYLFGSAAPPVFDVAKVISMAQADEWDVCLGLTPSAARWLHETLDDLADLTGHPVRSEYKAPGEPDVWPEADVILFAPATFNSINSWALGMTSSFVVGVVAEGIGKGIPTVTMPCVNAAYATHRQFDRSIAELREQGITVLYGEGGFMPNAPGTGTPQAYPWGAAVAYARELVGRA is encoded by the coding sequence TACGCGGACGCTCTACTTGTTCGGCTCTGCAGCACCGCCCGTCTTCGACGTGGCGAAGGTGATCAGCATGGCGCAGGCCGATGAGTGGGACGTTTGTCTCGGACTCACGCCTTCTGCAGCACGCTGGCTGCACGAGACCCTCGACGACCTGGCCGATCTCACCGGACACCCGGTACGCAGTGAGTACAAGGCACCCGGCGAGCCGGATGTGTGGCCCGAGGCCGACGTGATCCTCTTCGCTCCGGCGACGTTCAACAGCATCAACTCCTGGGCGCTCGGCATGACATCGTCATTCGTGGTCGGCGTCGTCGCCGAGGGCATCGGCAAGGGCATCCCCACGGTGACCATGCCGTGCGTGAACGCCGCGTACGCCACACACCGGCAATTCGACCGCAGCATCGCGGAGCTGCGCGAGCAGGGCATCACGGTCCTGTACGGCGAGGGCGGGTTCATGCCTAACGCGCCGGGGACCGGGACGCCGCAGGCATACCCGTGGGGCGCTGCGGTCGCCTATGCAAGGGAGCTGGTCGGCCGAGCATGA
- a CDS encoding helix-turn-helix domain-containing protein — translation MPERTHDFGHYGARGIKGSEAVARQLDKLTEFIATPITQQRGLMARLKYLTRTGHARQAARDAGLTVTDRTLNAWLTGKRRPSKANLAKIEAAYRAVRRQNVARYLLRRLNNGGGTRVEIHPFNQSQVDRRFQRVLEYRSLNIRQWDAIIRSWAAGDATAQDDAWVDAIVDLGSQWGQYEYVSAVGFAA, via the coding sequence ATGCCGGAAAGGACACATGATTTCGGGCATTACGGGGCCCGAGGAATCAAGGGCAGTGAAGCCGTCGCCCGCCAACTCGACAAACTCACCGAATTCATCGCCACCCCGATCACACAACAACGCGGCCTGATGGCCCGTTTGAAATACCTGACTCGCACAGGCCACGCTCGCCAGGCTGCACGTGATGCCGGCCTGACGGTCACCGACCGCACTCTCAACGCCTGGCTGACAGGTAAACGTCGCCCCTCTAAGGCCAACCTGGCGAAGATCGAGGCTGCTTACCGTGCGGTACGCCGCCAGAACGTGGCCCGCTACCTGCTGCGCCGACTGAACAACGGGGGAGGGACCCGAGTGGAGATCCACCCGTTCAACCAGTCCCAGGTCGACCGACGGTTCCAGAGAGTGCTGGAGTACCGCAGTCTCAACATCCGTCAGTGGGACGCCATTATCCGGTCATGGGCGGCTGGAGATGCGACGGCCCAGGACGATGCGTGGGTGGACGCGATTGTGGATCTGGGGTCGCAATGGGGGCAGTACGAATATGTTTCGGCGGTGGGGTTTGCGGCGTGA